The following coding sequences lie in one Cucurbita pepo subsp. pepo cultivar mu-cu-16 chromosome LG13, ASM280686v2, whole genome shotgun sequence genomic window:
- the LOC111808323 gene encoding defensin-like protein 1, translating into MNFLSAAICLLLLIFGTGMAPMVAEARLCETPSANFRGLCFSNNNCGHVCKGEGFNNGACRGFRLRCLCSKQCV; encoded by the exons ATGAACTTCCTTTCAGCTGCAATTTGCCTGCTACTCCTCATTTTTGGCActg GTATGGCGCCAATGGTTGCAGAGGCCAGGCTTTGCGAAACTCCGAGCGCCAACTTCAGGGGGCTATGCTTTAGTAACAACAACTGTGGCCATGTGTGCAAGGGTGAGGGGTTTAACAATGGCGCTTGCAGGGGCTTCCGCCTTCGTTGCTTATGCTCAAAGCAGTGTGTTTGA